The following coding sequences are from one Microbulbifer sp. TB1203 window:
- a CDS encoding DUF523 domain-containing protein, protein METSLKIPVGISLCLLGEPVRYDGGHKLSRVCTELLGRHFDYRPFCPEVAAGLGVPRPPIHLVASDRGLRALGVGGRDFTRALLDYADSVTEQVRQLSGFILMERSPSCGLVSTPRHRSAGGAAGEPGAGLFAGRLREHFPDLPMEEAGRLRDPDIRERFIERVFAYHSRFR, encoded by the coding sequence ATGGAGACTTCGCTGAAAATTCCCGTGGGCATCAGCCTCTGTCTGCTCGGCGAGCCGGTGCGCTACGACGGCGGCCACAAGCTGAGCCGGGTGTGCACCGAGCTGCTGGGGCGCCACTTCGACTACCGGCCCTTCTGCCCGGAAGTGGCCGCGGGCCTGGGTGTGCCGCGCCCGCCGATCCACCTGGTGGCCAGCGACCGCGGGCTGCGGGCCCTGGGAGTAGGGGGCAGGGATTTCACCCGGGCGCTGCTGGATTACGCGGACAGCGTGACGGAGCAGGTCCGCCAGTTGAGCGGTTTTATCCTGATGGAGCGCTCCCCCAGTTGCGGCCTGGTTTCGACGCCGCGCCATAGGTCCGCAGGTGGTGCGGCCGGGGAACCGGGGGCGGGATTGTTCGCCGGGCGGCTCCGCGAGCACTTCCCCGACCTGCCGATGGAGGAGGCCGGGCGCCTGCGGGACCCGGATATTCGCGAGCGGTTTATCGAGCGGGTGTTCGCCTACCACAGCCGGTTTCGTTGA
- a CDS encoding autotransporter domain-containing protein has protein sequence MGFPAKSLALAVAFTAASASFADHITEDLYSSIVVFGDNFSDSGNAGIFTNADPDGIFPRQPAVSFMAQRFGLAPLSPSCFGLGPAFGGAIPCAPAPGTPEQQRAQIAASVLANGSNWAVGGNHTADVLLDLVGPQRFRQLFPNTTVADHNELTTILPDSTRCGPDGVCDPAAGESPYLSPAEVALATAAFGNPAALQALVDDPNNNITLTGVPFATGQGYLPQNVAAKISGNTTPIPRDRLFFLYGGVNDIVAATIANNVTPGRMERSATFIATAALELKNAGADYVVVSNVPRVGNTPLMNDMGPAAVSAANIGTTLFNESLRRQINAVGDVLILDTEGIVALALDRPGLFGFADIDQDATCFTAGGCANPDPVYSQTGSAPDADRLLFNDGLNLTLAGQQLLGDYYYSVLSAPVGFAILPDLGYQNTRVHQSNIDHHMTAQRFRDPETTLFFGGAWGHANLGYGPARNRGENAWNGFLGFSFAGSDCFEWALGLSYGESDYSPHGLQLESRNLNFSAFARWDNERFFVDGGVTYSDISYWDVDRTVYLRGFQDEVSGDTDGDGVSLFARAGYDSVPSLPCHIGPFVSVAWTRINVDSFSESTNRDLTYIGSDGATLDPIGLRVRGQDRDYIRYRGGFFYNAPEEADWRWFGEVWLEYNDGDDTDDVGIGIKSIPFNSAYMAAYDSRNEGFFANGAGALVGLNLTDKFQVSGNVVVGPSDTIGGLNINYRF, from the coding sequence ATGGGTTTCCCTGCCAAGTCCCTGGCCCTGGCCGTGGCGTTCACCGCCGCATCCGCCAGCTTTGCCGACCATATCACCGAGGATCTCTACAGCAGTATCGTGGTGTTCGGCGACAACTTTTCCGACAGCGGCAACGCGGGCATTTTCACCAACGCGGACCCGGATGGGATATTCCCACGGCAGCCGGCGGTGAGTTTTATGGCACAGCGGTTCGGGCTGGCGCCGCTCAGTCCCTCCTGTTTCGGGTTGGGCCCGGCCTTCGGCGGCGCCATCCCCTGCGCGCCGGCGCCGGGAACCCCGGAGCAGCAGCGGGCGCAGATAGCCGCCTCGGTACTGGCCAACGGCAGCAACTGGGCAGTGGGCGGCAACCATACCGCGGATGTGCTGCTGGATCTGGTGGGGCCGCAGCGCTTCCGCCAACTGTTTCCGAACACCACGGTGGCGGATCACAACGAGCTGACCACCATCCTGCCGGATTCCACCCGCTGCGGCCCCGACGGCGTCTGCGACCCGGCGGCCGGAGAGAGCCCCTACCTCTCCCCGGCGGAAGTGGCCCTGGCGACGGCGGCGTTCGGCAACCCCGCGGCACTGCAGGCGCTGGTGGACGATCCGAACAACAACATCACCCTCACCGGCGTGCCCTTCGCCACCGGGCAGGGCTATCTGCCACAGAACGTCGCCGCCAAGATCTCCGGCAATACCACCCCTATACCCCGCGACCGCCTCTTTTTTCTGTACGGCGGTGTCAACGACATCGTCGCCGCCACCATCGCCAACAACGTCACCCCGGGCAGAATGGAGCGCTCAGCCACCTTCATCGCCACCGCCGCTTTGGAGCTGAAAAACGCCGGCGCCGACTATGTGGTGGTGTCCAACGTGCCGCGGGTAGGGAATACCCCCTTGATGAACGACATGGGGCCCGCGGCGGTAAGCGCGGCCAATATCGGCACCACGCTGTTCAACGAGTCGCTGCGCCGGCAGATCAATGCCGTCGGCGACGTGTTGATCCTGGATACGGAGGGCATCGTGGCGCTGGCGCTGGACAGACCGGGACTGTTCGGCTTCGCCGACATCGACCAGGACGCCACCTGCTTTACCGCCGGTGGCTGCGCCAACCCGGACCCGGTGTACAGCCAGACCGGCAGCGCGCCGGATGCGGACCGACTGCTGTTCAACGACGGCTTGAACCTCACCCTGGCGGGGCAGCAGCTGCTGGGGGACTACTACTATTCCGTGCTGAGCGCGCCGGTGGGCTTCGCGATCCTGCCGGACCTGGGCTACCAGAATACCCGCGTCCACCAGTCGAACATCGACCACCATATGACCGCGCAGCGCTTCCGCGATCCCGAGACCACCCTGTTCTTCGGCGGCGCCTGGGGGCACGCGAACCTGGGTTACGGGCCGGCGCGCAATCGCGGGGAGAATGCCTGGAACGGCTTTCTCGGCTTCAGCTTCGCCGGCAGCGACTGCTTCGAGTGGGCTCTGGGGCTCTCCTATGGCGAGAGCGACTACAGTCCCCACGGCCTCCAGCTGGAGTCGCGCAATCTTAACTTCAGCGCCTTCGCCCGCTGGGACAACGAACGCTTTTTTGTCGACGGCGGCGTCACCTACAGTGATATCAGTTACTGGGACGTCGATCGCACCGTCTATCTGAGGGGGTTTCAAGACGAGGTGTCGGGGGACACCGATGGTGACGGGGTCAGTCTGTTCGCCCGCGCCGGCTATGACAGTGTGCCCTCGCTGCCCTGCCATATAGGCCCCTTTGTCTCGGTGGCCTGGACCCGGATAAATGTGGACAGCTTCAGCGAATCCACCAACCGGGACCTCACCTATATCGGCAGCGACGGCGCCACCCTGGACCCCATCGGCCTGCGCGTGCGCGGCCAGGACCGCGATTATATTCGCTATCGCGGCGGCTTCTTCTACAACGCGCCGGAGGAGGCCGACTGGCGCTGGTTCGGGGAGGTCTGGCTGGAGTACAACGACGGCGACGATACCGACGATGTGGGCATCGGCATCAAGTCCATCCCTTTCAACAGCGCGTATATGGCCGCCTACGACAGCCGCAACGAGGGCTTCTTCGCCAACGGCGCCGGCGCGCTGGTGGGTCTCAACCTGACGGATAAATTCCAGGTGAGCGGCAATGTGGTGGTGGGGCCGTCGGACACTATCGGCGGGCTGAACATCAACTACCGATTTTGA